The Geodermatophilaceae bacterium NBWT11 genome has a segment encoding these proteins:
- a CDS encoding APC family permease, giving the protein MTEEPGRLQRRLTTRDAVAIGLGSMLGAGVFVVWAPAAAVAGWWLLAGLAVAAVVAWCNATSTAALAVHLPVSGGAYAFGRDRLGPWSGFLAGWAFVVGKTASCAAMALTVGAYLWPDQARFVALGAVLLLVAVDAAGITRTARVTRVLLALTLTALAAVVLSALPAGAAPATATVGGPNGVLTAAGLLFFAFAGYARIATLAEEVRDPQRTIPRAVSAALGLAVVVYAVVGVVVLVVLGPAGLAGSVAPLADAVRSGPVPALAWVATAGAVTAACGALLGLVAGVTRTALAMAREHDLPSPLARVDPRRGTPVVAQVVLAVAVGALVLVGDLTTVIGASSFGVLLYYAVANAAAWTLPRGSRPARWVPGLGFAACLVLAVSLPAASVLAGLGVVGVGLVGRAVVRFV; this is encoded by the coding sequence GTGACCGAGGAACCCGGACGTCTGCAGCGCCGGCTGACCACCCGGGACGCCGTGGCCATCGGACTGGGCTCGATGCTCGGCGCCGGGGTCTTCGTGGTCTGGGCACCCGCGGCGGCCGTCGCCGGCTGGTGGCTGCTGGCCGGTCTCGCCGTGGCCGCCGTCGTCGCCTGGTGCAACGCGACCAGCACCGCCGCCCTGGCGGTGCACCTGCCGGTCTCGGGCGGCGCCTACGCGTTCGGCCGCGACCGCCTGGGCCCGTGGTCGGGGTTCCTGGCCGGCTGGGCGTTCGTCGTGGGCAAGACCGCGTCCTGCGCGGCGATGGCGCTGACCGTGGGGGCCTACCTCTGGCCGGACCAGGCTCGCTTCGTCGCCCTGGGGGCCGTGCTGCTGCTGGTCGCGGTGGACGCCGCCGGCATCACCCGCACCGCCCGGGTCACCCGGGTCCTGTTGGCCCTCACGCTCACGGCCCTGGCCGCCGTGGTCCTCTCCGCCCTGCCCGCGGGTGCGGCCCCGGCGACGGCCACCGTCGGCGGGCCGAACGGGGTGCTGACCGCGGCCGGCCTGCTCTTCTTCGCCTTCGCCGGGTACGCCCGGATCGCCACGCTCGCCGAGGAGGTGCGCGACCCGCAGCGCACGATTCCCCGGGCGGTGTCGGCGGCCCTGGGCCTGGCGGTGGTGGTCTACGCCGTCGTCGGGGTCGTCGTCCTGGTGGTGCTGGGCCCGGCCGGGCTCGCCGGGTCGGTGGCCCCGCTGGCCGACGCCGTCCGGTCCGGCCCGGTGCCCGCGCTGGCCTGGGTGGCCACCGCCGGTGCGGTCACGGCGGCCTGCGGGGCGCTGCTCGGACTCGTCGCCGGGGTCACCCGCACCGCGTTGGCGATGGCCCGCGAGCACGACCTGCCCTCCCCGCTGGCCCGGGTCGACCCGCGTCGCGGCACCCCGGTCGTCGCGCAGGTGGTGCTGGCGGTCGCGGTCGGTGCCCTGGTGCTGGTCGGTGACCTGACCACCGTCATCGGGGCCTCGTCGTTCGGGGTCCTGCTCTACTACGCGGTCGCCAACGCCGCGGCCTGGACCCTGCCGCGCGGCTCCCGGCCGGCCCGGTGGGTGCCCGGGCTCGGGTTCGCGGCCTGCCTGGTGCTGGCGGTCTCGCTGCCCGCGGCCTCGGTCCTCGCCGGGCTCGGGGTGGTCGGTGTCGGGCTGGTGGGCCGGGCGGTCGTGCGGTTCGTCTGA
- a CDS encoding cold-shock protein, translating to MQFFNSEKGFGFITPDDGGDDVFVHFSAIADDGGYRSLEEGQRVLFEAAQGDRGLQATHVEPLAGGGGGYDQGGYDAPSAAGSGLPQATVRFFNGEKGFGFLQPDDGGDDVFVHFSAIADDGGYRSLEEGQRVEFEAAQGDRGMQATHVQPLSGGGGGRSQGRDQGRQNAGGYGGGSGLAQGTVRFFNADKGFGFVEPDDGSRDVFVHFSAIEDDGGYGDLAEGQRVEFAASLGDRGPQADVVRPLDSAGPPPRRDPARREMRRDPGRSTRVSRTAARPGRCPPRWRAAARAP from the coding sequence GTGCAGTTCTTCAACTCCGAGAAGGGGTTCGGCTTCATCACCCCCGACGACGGCGGGGACGACGTCTTCGTGCACTTCTCGGCCATCGCCGACGACGGTGGCTACCGCTCCCTCGAGGAGGGCCAGCGGGTGCTCTTCGAGGCCGCCCAGGGCGACCGCGGGCTGCAGGCCACCCACGTCGAGCCCCTCGCCGGTGGTGGCGGCGGCTACGACCAGGGCGGGTACGACGCCCCGTCCGCGGCCGGCTCCGGCCTGCCGCAGGCCACGGTCCGGTTCTTCAACGGCGAGAAGGGCTTCGGCTTCCTCCAGCCCGACGACGGCGGGGACGACGTCTTCGTGCACTTCTCCGCGATCGCCGACGACGGCGGCTACCGCTCCCTCGAGGAGGGCCAGCGGGTGGAGTTCGAGGCCGCCCAGGGCGACCGCGGGATGCAGGCCACGCACGTCCAGCCGCTCTCCGGCGGTGGCGGTGGCCGCTCGCAGGGCCGGGACCAGGGGCGGCAGAACGCCGGCGGGTACGGCGGCGGCTCGGGCCTCGCCCAGGGCACCGTGCGGTTCTTCAACGCCGACAAGGGCTTCGGCTTCGTCGAGCCCGACGACGGCAGCCGCGACGTGTTCGTGCACTTCTCGGCCATCGAGGACGACGGCGGCTACGGCGACCTGGCCGAGGGCCAGCGCGTCGAGTTCGCGGCCAGCCTCGGCGACCGGGGCCCGCAGGCCGACGTCGTCCGCCCGCTGGACTCCGCCGGTCCGCCCCCGCGGCGCGACCCGGCCCGCCGGGAGATGCGCCGCGACCCCGGCCGGTCCACCCGCGTGAGCAGAACCGCAGCGCGGCCCGGTCGGTGCCCACCCCGCTGGAGGGCGGCAGCGAGGGCACCGTGA
- a CDS encoding nucleoside deaminase, whose product MSLTDVDRAHLARCVELATEALEAGDEPFGSLLVAADGTVLAEDRNRIAGGDATRHPEFELARWAAEHVAPADRPGATVYTSGEHCPMCSAAHAWVGLGRIVYASSSAQLAQWLGELGVPPGPVATLPVTAVAPGIPVDGPDEELAARVRELHARLHAPR is encoded by the coding sequence GTGAGCCTCACCGACGTCGACCGCGCGCACCTGGCGCGCTGCGTGGAGCTGGCCACCGAGGCCCTGGAGGCCGGGGACGAGCCGTTCGGCTCGCTGCTGGTGGCCGCCGACGGCACCGTGCTCGCCGAGGACCGCAACCGGATCGCCGGCGGTGACGCCACCCGGCACCCGGAGTTCGAGCTGGCCCGCTGGGCGGCGGAGCACGTGGCCCCCGCGGACCGTCCGGGTGCCACCGTCTACACCTCCGGCGAGCACTGCCCGATGTGCTCGGCGGCGCACGCCTGGGTGGGCCTGGGCCGCATCGTCTACGCCAGCTCCTCAGCCCAGCTGGCGCAGTGGCTCGGCGAGCTGGGCGTCCCGCCCGGTCCGGTGGCCACCCTGCCCGTCACCGCGGTGGCACCGGGCATCCCGGTCGACGGCCCCGACGAGGAGCTCGCCGCCCGGGTCCGCGAGCTCCACGCCCGCCTGCACGCCCCCCGTTGA
- a CDS encoding gfo/Idh/MocA family oxidoreductase, giving the protein MDDSSAPVRFGLVGYGFGGRFFHAPLLAAAPGVDFLGVVTTSPERRAQATAEHPGTTTFDSLEALRDAGAEAVAISTPADTHSPLTDRALDLGLAVVCDKPFALDPTAALTSVERAEAAGLPLSPYQNRRWDSDFLTVQRLVADGALGELRSFESRFERLAPENGPGAAGGGTLLDFGSHLVDQALVLLGPVSTVSAHWSVRDSGLDDDVLVVLEHTGGARSVLGGSWRQGAPGPRFRVTGSTGSYVVGGIDGQEDHLVAGRSPATLGEEWGEEPESAWGAVYRGSPDGEPVRTERGRWDVFYPAFADAVRGRGPVPVPARDAVATAVVLDAARRSATEGTVVSL; this is encoded by the coding sequence ATGGACGACTCCTCCGCCCCGGTCCGGTTCGGCCTCGTCGGCTACGGCTTCGGCGGGCGGTTCTTCCACGCCCCGCTGCTGGCCGCCGCCCCGGGCGTCGACTTCCTGGGCGTGGTGACCACCTCGCCCGAACGCCGCGCACAGGCCACCGCCGAGCACCCGGGGACGACGACGTTCGACTCCCTGGAGGCGCTGCGCGACGCCGGCGCCGAGGCCGTGGCGATCTCCACCCCGGCCGACACGCACAGCCCGCTGACCGACCGGGCGCTGGACCTCGGCCTGGCCGTCGTCTGCGACAAGCCGTTCGCCCTGGACCCGACGGCCGCGCTGACGTCGGTGGAGCGGGCCGAGGCGGCCGGCCTGCCCCTGTCGCCCTACCAGAACCGCCGGTGGGACTCCGACTTCCTGACCGTGCAGCGCCTGGTCGCCGACGGCGCCCTCGGCGAGCTGCGCTCGTTCGAGTCGCGCTTCGAGCGGCTGGCGCCGGAGAACGGACCGGGCGCGGCCGGTGGCGGCACACTGCTGGACTTCGGCAGCCACCTGGTCGACCAGGCCCTGGTGCTGCTCGGGCCGGTGTCCACCGTCTCCGCGCACTGGTCGGTGCGCGACTCGGGGCTGGACGACGACGTGCTGGTGGTGCTGGAGCACACCGGTGGCGCCCGGTCGGTGCTGGGCGGGAGCTGGCGGCAGGGCGCCCCCGGCCCGCGCTTCCGGGTCACCGGCTCGACCGGCAGCTACGTCGTCGGCGGGATCGACGGGCAGGAGGACCACCTGGTCGCCGGCCGCTCGCCGGCCACGCTCGGCGAGGAGTGGGGCGAGGAGCCGGAGTCGGCCTGGGGCGCGGTGTACCGCGGCAGCCCGGACGGGGAACCGGTGCGCACCGAGCGCGGCCGGTGGGACGTGTTCTACCCGGCGTTCGCCGACGCCGTCCGCGGCCGGGGTCCGGTGCCCGTGCCCGCCCGGGACGCCGTCGCCACCGCCGTGGTGCTCGACGCCGCCCGGCGCAGCGCCACCGAGGGCACCGTGGTGTCGCTGTGA
- a CDS encoding ribonuclease J yields the protein MSRTHPELKTPPALPEGGLRVVALGGLGEIGRNMTVFEFDGRLLIVDCGVLFPEEHQPGVDVILPDFTSIRDRMDDIEAIVLTHGHEDHIGGVPYLLRERRDIPLVGSKLTLAFIKAKLEEHRIKPVTREVAEGDTLDFGPFSTEFLAVNHSIPDALAVAIRTAAGLVLHTGDFKMDQFPLDRRITDLRGFARLGEEGVDLFMTDSTNAEVPGFTLSEGDLVPAIERVFRTAPKRVIVSSFASHVHRIQQVLNAAHAHGRKVAFVGRSMVRNMGIARELGYLDVPKGLVVDLKQMDKLPADQVCVICTGSQGEPMAALSRMANRDHVIRISEGDTVLLASSLIPGNENAIYRIINELTRWGADVVHKGNAKVHVSGHASAGELVYCYNIVKPRNVMPVHGEWRHLKANGELAIKTGVHPRGVVLAEDGNVVDLVDGRVRITGKVSAGNVYVDGATVGGATEASLKDRRNLAEEGVITVVAIVDADTGLLAETPDFLARGFVHDETTFESVVPLIEKALAKAAEEGVGGALQLEQLITRAVAGWANRNGRRSPMIIPVVIDA from the coding sequence ATGAGCCGCACGCACCCCGAGTTGAAGACGCCCCCGGCCCTCCCGGAGGGAGGTCTGCGAGTCGTCGCCCTGGGTGGCCTCGGCGAGATCGGCCGCAACATGACCGTCTTCGAGTTCGACGGCCGCCTGCTGATCGTCGACTGCGGGGTGCTGTTCCCCGAGGAGCACCAGCCCGGCGTCGACGTCATCCTCCCCGACTTCACCTCCATCCGGGACCGGATGGACGACATCGAGGCGATCGTGCTCACGCACGGGCACGAGGACCACATCGGTGGCGTGCCCTACCTGCTGCGCGAGCGCCGTGACATCCCGCTGGTCGGCTCCAAGCTGACCCTGGCCTTCATCAAGGCCAAGCTCGAGGAGCACCGGATCAAGCCGGTCACCCGCGAGGTCGCCGAGGGCGACACGCTGGACTTCGGGCCGTTCTCCACCGAGTTCCTCGCGGTGAACCACTCCATCCCCGACGCCCTGGCCGTCGCCATCCGCACCGCCGCCGGCCTCGTGCTGCACACCGGCGACTTCAAGATGGACCAGTTCCCCCTCGACCGCCGCATCACCGACCTGCGCGGGTTCGCCCGGCTCGGCGAGGAGGGCGTCGACCTGTTCATGACCGACTCCACCAACGCCGAGGTGCCCGGGTTCACCCTCAGCGAGGGCGATCTGGTGCCGGCCATCGAGCGGGTGTTCCGCACCGCCCCCAAGCGGGTCATCGTGTCCAGCTTCGCCAGCCACGTGCACCGCATCCAGCAGGTGCTCAACGCCGCCCACGCGCACGGCCGCAAGGTCGCCTTCGTCGGCCGCTCGATGGTCCGCAACATGGGCATCGCGCGCGAGCTGGGCTACCTCGACGTGCCCAAGGGCCTCGTGGTCGACCTCAAGCAGATGGACAAGCTGCCCGCCGACCAGGTGTGCGTCATCTGCACCGGGTCGCAGGGCGAGCCGATGGCCGCGCTGAGCCGGATGGCCAACCGCGACCACGTCATCCGCATCTCCGAGGGCGACACCGTGCTGCTGGCCAGCTCGCTCATCCCCGGCAACGAGAACGCGATCTACCGGATCATCAACGAGCTGACCCGCTGGGGCGCCGACGTCGTCCACAAGGGCAACGCCAAGGTGCACGTGTCCGGGCACGCCAGCGCCGGCGAGCTCGTCTACTGCTACAACATCGTCAAGCCGCGCAACGTGATGCCGGTGCACGGCGAGTGGCGGCACCTCAAGGCCAACGGCGAGCTGGCGATCAAGACCGGCGTGCACCCCCGCGGGGTCGTGCTGGCCGAGGACGGCAACGTCGTCGACCTGGTCGACGGCCGGGTCCGGATCACCGGCAAGGTCAGCGCCGGCAACGTCTACGTCGACGGCGCCACCGTGGGCGGGGCGACCGAGGCCTCGCTGAAGGACCGGCGCAACCTCGCCGAGGAGGGCGTCATCACCGTCGTCGCCATCGTCGACGCCGACACCGGCCTGCTCGCCGAGACCCCGGACTTCCTCGCCCGCGGCTTCGTGCACGACGAGACGACCTTCGAGTCCGTGGTGCCGCTGATCGAGAAGGCGCTGGCCAAGGCCGCCGAGGAGGGCGTGGGCGGTGCGCTGCAGCTCGAGCAGCTCATCACCCGGGCCGTCGCCGGCTGGGCGAACCGCAACGGTCGCCGCAGCCCGATGATCATCCCGGTGGTCATCGACGCCTGA
- a CDS encoding catalase, whose amino-acid sequence MTASPQTRVTTDDAGIPAASDEHSLTAGADGPILLSDHYLIQKMAQFNRERVPERVVHAKGAGAFGTFRVTGDVSHLTKAHFLQPGRETPMLARFSTVAGEQGFPDTVRDPRGFSLKFYTQEGNYDLVGNNTPVFFVRDPSKFQDFIRSQKRRADTGLRDNNMQWDFWTLSPESSHQVTILMSDRGIPRTLRHMNGYGSHTFLWENAAGEKHWVKYHFKTDQGVETFSDDEAAAMAGEDGDFHRRDLADAIKAGEFPTWTAYVQAMPFEDAVGYKVNPFDVTKTVSQKDYPLIEVGTMTLDRNPENYFAQIEQSSFEPSNLVPGIGPSPDRMLIGRLFSYPDAHRYRIGANYLQLPVNAPVSPVNSYNKDGAMRYSNPSDPVYAPNSFGGPQADPAYAEPGWHVSGEIMRAAATLHAEDDDTTQAGTLVREVMDDTDREHLVANIVGHASDAAVTAAMKPRIVEYWRAIDPGIGAAVEKELLGA is encoded by the coding sequence ATGACCGCCTCGCCCCAGACCCGGGTGACCACCGACGACGCCGGCATCCCGGCCGCCAGCGACGAGCACTCGCTCACCGCCGGCGCCGACGGCCCGATCCTGCTGTCCGACCACTACCTGATCCAGAAGATGGCCCAGTTCAACCGTGAGCGGGTGCCCGAGCGCGTGGTGCACGCCAAGGGCGCCGGCGCGTTCGGCACGTTCCGGGTGACCGGCGACGTCAGCCACCTCACGAAGGCGCACTTCCTGCAGCCGGGCCGCGAGACCCCGATGCTGGCCCGGTTCTCCACCGTGGCCGGCGAGCAGGGCTTCCCCGACACCGTGCGCGACCCCCGCGGCTTCTCGCTGAAGTTCTACACGCAGGAGGGCAACTACGACCTGGTCGGCAACAACACCCCGGTCTTCTTCGTCCGCGACCCCTCGAAGTTCCAGGACTTCATCCGCTCGCAGAAGCGCCGCGCCGACACCGGGCTGCGCGACAACAACATGCAGTGGGACTTCTGGACGTTGTCCCCGGAGTCCAGCCACCAGGTGACGATCCTGATGAGCGACCGGGGCATCCCGCGGACGCTGCGGCACATGAACGGCTACGGCAGCCACACGTTCCTCTGGGAGAACGCCGCGGGGGAGAAGCACTGGGTCAAGTACCACTTCAAGACCGACCAGGGCGTCGAGACCTTCTCCGACGACGAGGCGGCCGCGATGGCCGGTGAGGACGGCGACTTCCACCGCCGCGATCTGGCCGACGCGATCAAGGCCGGGGAATTCCCCACCTGGACGGCGTACGTGCAGGCCATGCCGTTCGAGGACGCCGTCGGCTACAAGGTGAACCCCTTCGACGTCACGAAGACGGTCTCGCAGAAGGACTACCCGCTGATCGAGGTCGGCACGATGACCCTGGACCGCAACCCGGAGAACTACTTCGCCCAGATCGAGCAGTCCTCCTTCGAGCCCTCGAACCTGGTGCCCGGGATCGGCCCGTCGCCGGACAGGATGCTCATCGGCCGGCTGTTCAGCTACCCCGACGCGCACCGCTACCGGATCGGCGCCAACTACCTGCAGCTGCCGGTGAACGCCCCGGTCTCCCCGGTGAACAGCTACAACAAGGACGGCGCGATGCGCTACAGCAACCCGTCGGACCCCGTCTACGCACCCAACAGCTTCGGTGGCCCCCAGGCCGACCCGGCCTACGCCGAGCCGGGCTGGCACGTGTCGGGGGAGATCATGCGGGCCGCGGCGACGCTGCACGCCGAGGACGACGACACCACCCAGGCCGGCACCCTCGTGCGGGAGGTCATGGACGACACCGACCGCGAGCACCTGGTGGCCAACATCGTCGGGCACGCCTCCGACGCGGCGGTCACCGCGGCGATGAAGCCCCGGATCGTGGAGTACTGGCGCGCGATCGACCCGGGCATCGGCGCCGCGGTCGAGAAGGAACTGCTCGGCGCGTGA
- a CDS encoding nitroreductase family deazaflavin-dependent oxidoreductase yields the protein MPLDGEYAPSTVPWVRAEVEQIEATGTAVDGRAVVLLTHRGARTGLVRKTPLMRVELGGVYAAVASTRGGDAHPHWYANVLAHPEVELRDGDTRLDLRAREVTGAERARWWSLACSTFGSYVTYQSRTRRRIPVVLLEP from the coding sequence GTGCCGCTGGACGGGGAGTACGCGCCGAGCACCGTGCCGTGGGTGCGGGCGGAGGTCGAGCAGATCGAGGCCACGGGCACCGCGGTCGACGGGCGCGCGGTGGTCCTGCTGACCCACCGGGGCGCGCGGACCGGCCTGGTGCGCAAGACCCCGCTGATGCGGGTGGAGCTCGGCGGCGTCTACGCGGCGGTCGCCTCGACCCGCGGCGGCGACGCCCACCCGCACTGGTACGCCAACGTGCTGGCCCACCCCGAGGTCGAGCTGCGCGACGGCGACACCCGCCTGGACCTGCGGGCCCGGGAGGTCACCGGGGCCGAACGGGCCCGCTGGTGGTCGCTGGCGTGCAGCACGTTCGGCTCCTACGTGACCTACCAGAGCCGGACCCGCCGACGGATCCCGGTCGTGCTGCTGGAGCCCTGA
- a CDS encoding cold-shock protein: protein MEGGSEGTVKWFHAEKGFGFIAPDDGSADVFVHFSAIADRGGYRDLEEGQRVQFTATPAERGPQADQVEPI, encoded by the coding sequence CTGGAGGGCGGCAGCGAGGGCACCGTGAAGTGGTTCCACGCGGAGAAGGGGTTCGGCTTCATCGCCCCCGACGACGGCAGCGCCGACGTGTTCGTGCACTTCTCCGCGATCGCCGACCGCGGCGGCTACCGCGACCTCGAGGAGGGCCAGCGGGTGCAGTTCACCGCCACCCCCGCCGAGCGCGGCCCGCAGGCCGACCAGGTCGAGCCCATCTGA
- a CDS encoding histidinol-phosphatase — MTHDHAHPHTHPHTHDHTHAEGSWRDPEADDRLSVSRRAFLAGAAVVAGAAAGLGGAVAGAGPAQATPPRPGPGGRPTPVNPWRGNARFLAGDHHVHTQFSPDAQYEVETQVSKAAEYGLDWVVVTDHGSVAHQKFSIDQVTPRIEASRQAHRDVLVYQGLEWNIPGAEHATVFLPPGRNTVDILRAFELAYDGSILQSTGRVTRATSGDGEPFAVQALQYLDQQVLARRTEIALMFANHPARRGIDSPHEIRAWRDAAPSVAVGMEGAPGHQAAGIPTAAGGPGKGRGFYEASPGEDSFPGYAPTATENPYRTYGGFDWMTAKVGGLWDSLLAEGKPWWVTSTSDSHQVWQDTRVPGSSDYATTGTRGTPVDTGRPISTYGDFWPGQYSSTLVVAQRPAYLDVMRGLQSGQVVAVHGRLIEGLDVRVRATRGDGDARGVTLGGRTWVRRGGSVTVDVVVDRAAGPNASGQVPQLATVDLISGPVTGAAADRDTLSAPQTTVVETWDVQARRGKVRLSHTFSNVQQGFYLRLRGSDGNQLDAAGNPVMDVAGNEDPFADLWFYANPVFVDVL, encoded by the coding sequence ATGACGCACGACCACGCGCACCCGCACACCCACCCGCACACCCACGACCACACCCACGCCGAGGGGTCGTGGCGTGACCCGGAGGCCGACGACCGGCTGTCGGTCTCCCGCCGGGCCTTCCTGGCCGGGGCCGCCGTCGTCGCCGGTGCCGCCGCCGGGCTGGGTGGCGCGGTGGCCGGAGCGGGCCCCGCGCAGGCGACCCCGCCGCGGCCGGGACCAGGGGGCCGTCCTACCCCGGTCAACCCGTGGCGCGGCAACGCCCGCTTCCTGGCCGGGGACCACCACGTCCACACCCAGTTCTCCCCCGACGCCCAGTACGAGGTGGAGACCCAGGTGTCCAAGGCCGCCGAGTACGGCCTGGACTGGGTGGTGGTCACCGACCACGGCAGCGTCGCCCACCAGAAGTTCTCCATCGACCAGGTGACGCCCCGCATCGAGGCCTCCCGCCAGGCGCACCGCGACGTGCTGGTCTACCAGGGCCTGGAGTGGAACATCCCCGGTGCCGAGCACGCGACGGTGTTCCTGCCCCCGGGGCGGAACACCGTGGACATCCTCCGGGCCTTCGAGCTGGCCTACGACGGCAGCATCCTGCAGAGCACCGGCCGGGTCACTCGTGCCACGTCCGGGGACGGCGAGCCGTTCGCCGTCCAGGCACTGCAGTACCTGGACCAGCAGGTGCTCGCCCGGCGCACCGAGATCGCGCTCATGTTCGCCAACCACCCGGCCCGGCGGGGCATCGACAGCCCGCACGAGATCCGCGCCTGGCGGGACGCCGCCCCGTCGGTCGCGGTGGGCATGGAGGGCGCGCCGGGCCACCAGGCCGCCGGCATCCCCACCGCGGCCGGCGGCCCGGGCAAGGGCCGCGGCTTCTACGAGGCCTCCCCCGGCGAGGACTCCTTCCCCGGCTACGCCCCCACCGCGACCGAGAACCCCTACCGCACCTACGGCGGCTTCGACTGGATGACGGCGAAGGTCGGCGGGCTGTGGGACTCCCTGCTCGCCGAGGGCAAGCCGTGGTGGGTGACCTCGACCAGTGACTCCCACCAGGTCTGGCAGGACACCCGGGTGCCCGGCAGCTCGGACTACGCGACCACCGGCACCCGGGGCACCCCGGTCGACACCGGGCGCCCGATCAGCACCTACGGCGACTTCTGGCCCGGGCAGTACAGCTCGACGCTGGTGGTCGCCCAGCGGCCCGCCTACCTCGACGTGATGCGGGGGCTGCAGTCCGGCCAGGTGGTGGCCGTGCACGGCCGGCTCATCGAGGGCCTGGACGTGCGGGTCCGGGCCACCCGTGGGGACGGCGACGCCCGCGGGGTGACCCTGGGCGGTCGCACGTGGGTGCGCCGCGGCGGCTCGGTGACCGTGGACGTGGTCGTCGACCGGGCCGCCGGCCCGAACGCCTCGGGCCAGGTGCCGCAGCTGGCCACGGTCGACCTCATCAGCGGGCCCGTCACCGGCGCCGCCGCCGACCGGGACACGCTGTCGGCGCCGCAGACGACGGTCGTGGAGACCTGGGACGTCCAGGCCCGCCGCGGGAAGGTGCGGCTCTCGCACACCTTCTCGAACGTCCAGCAGGGCTTCTACCTGCGGCTGCGCGGCAGCGACGGCAACCAGCTCGACGCGGCCGGCAACCCGGTGATGGACGTGGCCGGCAACGAGGACCCGTTCGCCGACCTGTGGTTCTACGCCAACCCGGTGTTCGTGGACGTGCTGTGA
- a CDS encoding UPF0104 family protein, with protein sequence MTSGPDTGAAGSTAPVVPGRPGAVARWRRPVSIGLLAVGTLVCVVVFWQSVVGWFATLAGVEWRWALLAVAVQLVSMQALVAQQRLLLRAGGGFGPHGSLTVTVYGGNAIAVGLPLAGSAASVAYSFRRLRDLGNSTALVSWTLAVSGVCSTVSLAAVVAISSAATGSTVGAAIASLASVAVVVPVLVLLAVTRSTEAKHLVVRLAQHLLKPFARWWRALRPSVVGPAVDDVLTSLGSIRIGAAKATGAAAYALANWVLDALCLGLAVLAVGASLPWPGVVLAWAAGALVSSTRLTPGGIGVVEAALASALVAAGLPASQAVPAVVVYRFVSLWLLAAIGALCLVLAPRPVHPPELDAPQPDPQRRPGS encoded by the coding sequence ATGACCAGCGGACCGGACACCGGCGCGGCGGGCTCCACGGCCCCCGTCGTCCCCGGCCGTCCCGGCGCGGTGGCGCGGTGGCGTCGTCCGGTGTCCATCGGGCTCCTGGCCGTGGGGACCCTGGTCTGCGTCGTCGTCTTCTGGCAGTCGGTCGTCGGCTGGTTCGCCACGCTGGCCGGCGTCGAGTGGCGCTGGGCGCTGCTCGCCGTGGCCGTGCAGCTGGTCTCCATGCAGGCCCTGGTCGCCCAGCAGCGGCTGCTGCTGCGCGCCGGCGGGGGCTTCGGCCCGCACGGCAGCCTGACGGTCACCGTCTACGGCGGCAACGCCATCGCCGTCGGCCTCCCGCTGGCCGGCTCGGCCGCCAGCGTCGCCTACTCCTTCCGACGCCTGCGCGACCTGGGCAACAGCACCGCGCTGGTCAGCTGGACCCTGGCCGTCTCCGGGGTCTGCTCGACGGTCAGCCTGGCCGCGGTGGTGGCGATCAGCTCCGCGGCCACCGGGTCGACCGTCGGTGCCGCCATCGCCTCGCTGGCCTCGGTCGCCGTCGTCGTCCCGGTGCTGGTGCTGCTGGCCGTCACCCGCAGCACCGAGGCCAAGCACCTGGTGGTCCGGTTGGCGCAGCACCTGCTCAAGCCGTTCGCCCGCTGGTGGCGTGCGCTGCGGCCCTCGGTCGTCGGTCCCGCCGTGGACGACGTGCTCACCTCGCTGGGCTCCATCCGGATCGGTGCGGCCAAGGCCACCGGTGCCGCCGCCTACGCGCTGGCGAACTGGGTGCTCGACGCGCTGTGCCTGGGGCTGGCCGTGCTGGCGGTCGGCGCCTCCCTCCCGTGGCCCGGCGTCGTGCTGGCCTGGGCCGCGGGCGCGCTGGTGTCCTCCACCCGGCTCACCCCCGGTGGCATCGGCGTCGTCGAGGCGGCGCTGGCCTCGGCGCTCGTCGCCGCGGGCCTGCCCGCCAGCCAGGCGGTGCCCGCCGTCGTCGTCTACCGGTTCGTCAGCCTGTGGCTGCTGGCCGCGATCGGGGCGCTCTGCCTGGTCCTCGCCCCCCGCCCGGTGCACCCGCCCGAGCTCGACGCCCCGCAGCCCGACCCCCAGCGGCGGCCGGGCTCCTAG